The Alphaproteobacteria bacterium US3C007 genomic interval CGGCAAAGCTGGGCAGGTCAGCCTGTTTTGAACACTTTATTCAGATGTGGCAAACAGCGCGCTTATGCGCGCCGCCGCCCGCCGCGTCTGCCGCCACGCCCGCCGGCCTCGCCGCCGCTGCCAGCGGGTTTATTAAACTGGATCCATGCGCCGCCATGCGGATCATTATTGGTTAATAAATTGGCGGCCCGTATGGCCTCCATCTCTTTGCCGGGGCGCGCTTGGGTGGATCCAAGGCCGAACAGGGTGACAAAGGTTTCGTCATCCATTTCGGGGGGCAGAATGATTCCAGCAGCTTCGACCGCGGCCTTCTTCTCGGCAATTTTGGCTTGGGTCACAGGCAAAGCAACCGGGTTCATGATCGCAGAGGTCATCCCCGCGCCCATCGCCATGGGCAAAAAGGCGTTGTTGATCCCATGGCGGTTTGGCAGGCCAAACGATACGTTTGAAGCACCGCAGGTCGTATTTACGCCCAATTCCTCGCGCAGGCGACGCACCAATGTAAAGACTTGCTGGCCCGCTGTGGCCATTGCTCCAATCGGCATAACCAACGGGTCAACAACAATATCATAGGCGGGAATGTTGAAATCAGCGGCCCGTTCAACAATTTTTTTGGCGACGGCAAAGCGCACATCCGGATCTTCCGAGATGCCGGTATCATCGTTTGAAATCGCGACCACGGGCACATTGTATTTCTGCACCAAAGGCAGAACAAATTCTAAGCGATCCTCTTCGCCGGTCACCGAGTTTAAAAGCGGGCGGCCTTCTGCCATTTGAAGGCCCATTTCAAGCGCTTCAGGAACCGAGCTGTCGATGCAAAGCGGTACGTCGGTTAGGCCTTGCACCAGTTCGATCATTTGCTTCATCAAAGGGGGTTCGGTTTCATTCGGGTTTGGGTTGGAGTTATAGACCACCCCCGCATTGATATCCAAAATATTGGCGCCCGCGGCGACTTGCGCCAACGCATCTTTTTCAACGGTTGAAAAATCACCCGCCTCTAATTCTGCGGCAAGCTTTTTGCGGCCCGTCGGGTTGATGCGCTCCCCAATCACACAAAACGGTTCATCAAACCCCAGTGTTGCTGTTTTTGTCTTTGATTCAACGACTGTGCGCGTCATGGTTTATCCTTCCACGATTTGGGCTGGTATGCCCGATTTTCCGCCATGTTCGGTTACCCAAGTGGCGCTTGTTTTTATTCCACCCAGCGGGAAGATATGAACGTTGGTAATGTTAAAATCTGGATTTTTTGCTTTGTGCTGCGCAAGCTGCGTTAACACTTCGGTGGGTTCATAGGGCAGCAAAAGCTTGGTCACATCCATTGCGCGCTTTTGAAGAACCTTCAACGAGGGCCCAACGCCGCATGCGATCGCAAATTTTATCATGGTTTGTAATTTCGCCGGCCCTGCAATCCCGATATGTATCGGAATATCAATGCCAGCGTCTTTGATGGCGTTTGCCCATTCGATAATCGGGCCGGCCTCAAAGGCAAATTGGGTGGCCAAAGCCATCTGCGCGCCCGTTCTTTGTGAAAAGGCCTGCTTCCAGTGCAACGCGGCTTCGACATTTTTCATGCTGCCATCGGGATCTATGTCTTTATTGCCTTCAGGATGCCCGGCCACGTGCAGGTGTTTAAACCCCGCTTTGTCGAATAGCTCGGTTTCAAGCAGCTGCATTGAGCTGTCATAATCGCCATGAGGCGTGGTGACGCCGCCGGCGAGCAGCAGGGCCTGATCTACGCCCGCTTCGCCTTGATATTGTGCGATCCAATTTTCCAGCGTGGCTTTATCCTTGATGATCCGCGCTGGAAAATGCGGCATCACCGCAAATCCTTCTTTTGCCAATCGCGCTGCGGTGGCCACCATGTCTTCGATTGGCGTACCTTCGATATGCGCGATATAGACCCGCGTCTCTTGCGGCAGGATCGCCCGAAAATCTTCAACCTTTTGGGCGGTTCTGGGCATCACCTCGATCGAATAATCTGCGAGAAAGCTTTCCAGATCTTGATTAAGTACGCCGGTCTGGTTTGGTTTTTTTGTAAAGTTGAATAAAGCCATTTTACCCTCGGGTTTTGCGCGTGTTACGCCCAGCCATCATTATCGATTAACGCTTTTAATCGCGTTTTGTCATATTGTTCTTCGAGCGCTTGCGCTTCGGCTAAAACAATCTCTTCGGCGTTGCCGTCGCGCGCTTCGGGGGCGCTTTTGCGCCATTCGGCCAGATAGTCATCCGTGCCCGCCAATCCGCCTTTCATTGCTGCGCGGTCGATCGCCTGTTCAAAGCGTTCGCTGAGCTGTTGTTTGCAGCCCCGGCGGCCTTTGCCCACGATAACTTGCGCTGGGATATCGCGCCAATACACTATGGTGACGTCGGGCATGGATGATTCCTCCTTTTCGGTGCGCTGTGTGTATGACACTAGGCTTGGGTTCTTAAGTCGGTTTTCGACTTTTACACAGCTGTCAGCGACCTCTGTGCTTTTACTTTTAAAACGCCCTCTAGACCAGTTTCTCTGGCCCTCAAAATTTACAAGATAGATATGAATTTATCGGTTCTTTTCAGCCGGCGTGCTGCGGGATATCGGCGCCTTGATCCGAAAAACTTTAACTGCTCTCTTGCGGGGGCACAGGATGCAGCCTATCGTGGGGCTAACTTAAAAATTTAGGAGGGCGCAGATATGGCGCCTAAGCGTCTCAAAGGTGCAGGCGCGTTCCCGAAACCGGTAGAAAGCCCTGCGCCGATACCGCCCAGCCCAACCGAGCTTTACGCCGCTTTGGATCTGGGTACGAACAGTTGTCGGATGCTGATTGCCCAACCCAAGGGCAGCCAGTTTCACGTGGTTGATAGCTTTTCCAAATCTGTTCAATTGGGGACGGGCTTGGAAAAAACGGGCCGGCTTAGCCGCAGCTCAATGCAGCGCACGATTCACGCGCTTCGGGTGTGCCAGCTGAAGTTGAAACAGCATGGCGTGACGCGGATGCGACTGGTCGCCACCGAAGCATGTCGGCGCGCGGCCAATGCGCGTGAGTTTATCCGCCAGGTGAAGCGCGAGGCGGGCTTGCAGCTGGAAATCATCGAGCCGGAAGAAGAAGCGCGGTTGGCGGTGATTTCCTGTGCACCCTTGGTGAGCACTAAAACCGAGCAGCTTTTGGTGGTAGATATTGGCGGCGGCTCTACCGAATTGGTTTGGATTGACTTATCTTCTGTGCCACAGCGCGAGCGGCCGCGGGCCATCATGCGGCTGCACGCCGGTTTTCACCCGGCCGAAAGCCCCTTTGCCGCCGCGAAAGTTGTCGATTGGATAAGCGTGCCGCTGGGCGTTGCCACATTGCGCGATCAATTCAATGATGTTGAAGACGATTCAGCCCGCTATGCATTGATGAGCTGGTTTTTCGAAGAAAACTTGGCAGAGTTTGCCCCTTATCGCGATGAGCAACCCCGTGATGGATTTCAAATCATTGGCACATCGGGCACGGTCACGACGGTTGCAGCCAGTCATCTTGGGTTGAAGCGCTATGATCGAACCAAAGTGGATGGGTTGCGCATGACCTCGGATCAGATTGACCGTGTGATCAATTCTTACTTAGCGCTGGGCCCGGCCGGGCGGCAGTTGGATCCGCGTATCGGCAGCGACCGGCAGGCTTTAATCATGTCGGGATCGGCCATCCTGCAAGCTTTGTTGCGCTGTTGGCCAACCGAGCGTCTTTCAGTTGCGGATCGCGGTTTGCGCGAGGGTTTATTATACGCCCAAATGAGCCGCGATGGCGTATTAGAGGATGCACCGCTGTAATGGATCAGGACAAGAAAAATACATCTGGGCGCGGTCAGCGTGATTTAAAGGTGAAGGTAAAATCGGCGCGCGGCCGCTCGGTATCTCAGGTGCGCTGGTTGCAGCGGCAATTGAACGATCCTTACGTAAAAAGAGCCCAATCCGAAGGATATCGGGGGCGCGCCGCGTTTAAAATTTTAGAACTTGATGACAAATACGGATTTTTGAAACCTGGGGTGCGGGTTGTTGATTTGGGATGTGCGCCAGGGGGCTGGTGCCAAGTGGCGGCGCGGCGGGTCAATGCGTTGGGCGATAAAAAGAACAAACCCACAGGTTATGTGTTGGGCATAGATTTACAAGAAGTCGAGCCGGTTGCGGGGGCTGAGATATATCAGCTGGATTTCTTGGAAGAAGAGGCTGATCTAAAGGTCAAAGACTGGCTTGGGGGCACGGCGGATGTTGTGATGTCGGATATGGCGGCGGCCAGTTCCGGCCATAAGCAGACGGATCATTTGCGGATTATTTCATTATGCGAGGCCGCTGCTTATTTTGCCTTTGACGTTTTGGAAGAAGGGGGAACCTTCGTGGCAAAGGTGCTGTCTGGCGGAGCGGAAGGTGAGTTGCAAAAGCTTCTTAAGCAAAGGTTTACCAAAGTGGCCAATGTCAAACCACCGGCCAGCCGAGCCGATAGTTCAGAAAAATTTGTCGTGGCTTTGGGCTATCGCGGCGCGCCCTAACTGGGCAATTTGGCTTGG includes:
- a CDS encoding Ppx/GppA phosphatase family protein, with amino-acid sequence MAPKRLKGAGAFPKPVESPAPIPPSPTELYAALDLGTNSCRMLIAQPKGSQFHVVDSFSKSVQLGTGLEKTGRLSRSSMQRTIHALRVCQLKLKQHGVTRMRLVATEACRRAANAREFIRQVKREAGLQLEIIEPEEEARLAVISCAPLVSTKTEQLLVVDIGGGSTELVWIDLSSVPQRERPRAIMRLHAGFHPAESPFAAAKVVDWISVPLGVATLRDQFNDVEDDSARYALMSWFFEENLAEFAPYRDEQPRDGFQIIGTSGTVTTVAASHLGLKRYDRTKVDGLRMTSDQIDRVINSYLALGPAGRQLDPRIGSDRQALIMSGSAILQALLRCWPTERLSVADRGLREGLLYAQMSRDGVLEDAPL
- a CDS encoding methyltetrahydrofolate cobalamin methyltransferase; translation: MTRTVVESKTKTATLGFDEPFCVIGERINPTGRKKLAAELEAGDFSTVEKDALAQVAAGANILDINAGVVYNSNPNPNETEPPLMKQMIELVQGLTDVPLCIDSSVPEALEMGLQMAEGRPLLNSVTGEEDRLEFVLPLVQKYNVPVVAISNDDTGISEDPDVRFAVAKKIVERAADFNIPAYDIVVDPLVMPIGAMATAGQQVFTLVRRLREELGVNTTCGASNVSFGLPNRHGINNAFLPMAMGAGMTSAIMNPVALPVTQAKIAEKKAAVEAAGIILPPEMDDETFVTLFGLGSTQARPGKEMEAIRAANLLTNNDPHGGAWIQFNKPAGSGGEAGGRGGRRGGRRRA
- a CDS encoding virulence factor encodes the protein MPDVTIVYWRDIPAQVIVGKGRRGCKQQLSERFEQAIDRAAMKGGLAGTDDYLAEWRKSAPEARDGNAEEIVLAEAQALEEQYDKTRLKALIDNDGWA
- a CDS encoding RlmE family RNA methyltransferase; amino-acid sequence: MDQDKKNTSGRGQRDLKVKVKSARGRSVSQVRWLQRQLNDPYVKRAQSEGYRGRAAFKILELDDKYGFLKPGVRVVDLGCAPGGWCQVAARRVNALGDKKNKPTGYVLGIDLQEVEPVAGAEIYQLDFLEEEADLKVKDWLGGTADVVMSDMAAASSGHKQTDHLRIISLCEAAAYFAFDVLEEGGTFVAKVLSGGAEGELQKLLKQRFTKVANVKPPASRADSSEKFVVALGYRGAP
- a CDS encoding methylenetetrahydrofolate reductase, with translation MALFNFTKKPNQTGVLNQDLESFLADYSIEVMPRTAQKVEDFRAILPQETRVYIAHIEGTPIEDMVATAARLAKEGFAVMPHFPARIIKDKATLENWIAQYQGEAGVDQALLLAGGVTTPHGDYDSSMQLLETELFDKAGFKHLHVAGHPEGNKDIDPDGSMKNVEAALHWKQAFSQRTGAQMALATQFAFEAGPIIEWANAIKDAGIDIPIHIGIAGPAKLQTMIKFAIACGVGPSLKVLQKRAMDVTKLLLPYEPTEVLTQLAQHKAKNPDFNITNVHIFPLGGIKTSATWVTEHGGKSGIPAQIVEG